The Quercus lobata isolate SW786 chromosome 4, ValleyOak3.0 Primary Assembly, whole genome shotgun sequence genome segment ATATCCAATGTGAGATTCAACACTTGCCCACACAACCCTTATATCCAATCCAGTAAGAATTTAGACAATCcattatttgtgtttgatcttcttaaaatttataAGTCACTTTGTTCATACTTCGTCTAGTTATTTCTATTAAGCAAAACAACTTGCTCTAGTGTATTTGACTTGACTATTTCAATACTtaaataccaaaaattgaaTGGCCTTGTTATGATGGCTTAAAAAATCTAGCTACTAAAATGGAATTTATCTTATGGCAGGTGCTTGTAGTTCAGGAGATTAGTGGCAAATTCAAAGGAACAGGGGTGTGGAAGTTTCCTACCGGGGTTGTTAATGAAGTGAGTATGCCCCAAGTGCAATTGTTTACcaaattctttagaaaattttagaaagtgTTCACACTGGATTGAAATTTTTCATACGTAGGGTGAGGATTTTTGTACGGCTGCGATTAGGGAAGTTAAAGAAGAGACAGGAGTAAGTGATAAAAATGCCATTTGTGGATTCAAATGAGTATGAAATTTACCTACATGTAGGTTTACACATTTTAATGTAAATCTAAGAccattacttttattttgtttcagaTTGACACAGAGTTTGTGGAAGTTTTAGCATTCAGGTAAGAAAATTGCTTAATACCATCTAGTTCACATGCATTTGTAGATATTATTGTTTTAGAAGTATGGATAAACAATAAATAGTCTTCCCTGTAAAAGCAAGTTTACTAATGTTGcattatgaaaaatttatagCAACTTGTTACACTAAaactaatattattatattaattgttTTCAATATAGTTTACATGTTCCTCAATCTCCTTTTGGTGTTTCattctaatctctctctctctctctcacacaatatACAGGCAAAGCCACAAGTCATTCTTTAGTAAATCAGATTTGCTCTTCATTTGCATGTTAAAACCACGAAACTTTGACATTGAGAAGCAGAATTTAGAGATTGAAGCAgcaaaggtaattttttttttatgtcaatacTACTACAAAGACTGTTTTTCTTTGCATCAACTTGTTTAGGGCGTTAAGAATAAAATTGCATTAGAGCAACCCTCAATGTGGAAATAGGCACATATTTTTCAAACTTCTATCAATCATACTAGCTACTTATATTCTTCCAATTAACTTTTCAAAATCATACTAGCTGAATGCAAGACCATAAGCCAATCTAATTCATCCGCTGTAGTCAGGTTCTAGTAAATAAGTCCTATTGGGAACTTTTTAAGCAGGTCCTATGGATTGATCTTTAGTACTTGTATGATGGTCGCATTTGTGCTTAATCTTAATTCAAAAGATATTTGTTGAAATCTTCATATTTAGGGTACTGACTAGCATGAATTATTTTGCATCTCCCATTCTTGAAATCCTCCTCTAATTCATATATCTTTAAGGCAACATGCCTTTTCAATTTGAACTTGAAACGTATTCTGAGGAAAGAAAATGCATTTAGAGCCAATGTAAAACCATAAAAAGGCTAAAAAAATCTACCTTTCAAGACCATTTGGTGGCAGAAGACATTAACTTATTATGTCCTATTTTCCCATTTTGGCTTGGCATGgcataatttaatattaaagcaatgtaaaattcaagaattttGATTAATATTGGACCTTCTATAATTACTGAAATATGGCAACATGGTtttcttatgttcattttttcttttccaattctTAAGTGGATGCCAATTGAGGACTATGCAGCGCAaccttttaaccaaaaacaaGAGCTCTTCAATTATGTTGCCAAAATATGCTTATCAAAGTCAGAAAAGAATTATACTGGTTTTTCTCCACTGGCTACAACTACAGGCTCTGGCAAAGTAAGCTACCTCTACTTCAACAATCAGGATAATAACCACCTTGTAACTTCTGATAATCAGCCATTGAAAGTCTGATGTGATGTTTAAAAAACACTATATACTATTTGCATGAGTTGTGACAATAAGACCTCTATGATAGAAACGCTTGAAGGGTTGGCCATACTTACATTTCTTTACAGTGATATAATTCAAGATGTGGATTTCTTCTCAATAGAATGAGTcaataaagttgtaattttccttttttttgggtggaggGTTGGGGCTAATAATAAAGatgtaatttgatatttatttaataCAAAATGTGATAATAAAGATTCAATTTCTTTTCGTTTACCATATATCTTGCAATGAACAAGAGTACAAAATACACTCAATTTTATgcccatattaaaaaaaataaaaataaaaacaatatatgtAATGTATTGATCAAGAATCTTATGGTTTAGTAACATTATCGAAATCTTCTTATGAGAATCACTtgtaagagaaaaaagaaaaaaaaaaatcttcttatgagaatcaccaaataaactaaatgcaacggaaattaaattgacatggtgctATGATTTATTGACAAATGAATAAAACCTTTCACAAGACAAAAACTCCACCAGTTTTTAAGTTCACTACTCTCAAAAATCCACTAATCATTAatcaaacggttacaagtatgAGAAATTTTACCGCTACTCTAGCCTATCCTAAAATACCAACTTACAATTGAACTTTCACTCCAATATCTatttggacttgatcttgtagtagttttctttcctttgatgcacaaatctctaatctgtgactaactcctttaagcggatctcagtacgtgactaattcTAGTAACTTAAATGATTattgttggctgtaaagttcttcacttaTTGAATGATGAAGATCAGGAAACACTTAATTAAAAAACCCTAAGGCATACAAACGCAGTAACTTCTCAAAGAGAAAATTAAGCTCTTGGTCTTAATATTCATATATGAGAGCTtttaaaataaaccttatatatatctagggttgtgagaaaagaaactctaaCCAAATACATCAACATGGCCGAATTTCAGATCTGAAAGTTTGAAATCGTAGTTCTTGATAATCGAGCTTGTGTTGAGTTTCCCATTAATTCTTGATAGCAACTATTTGTCGACCTATCTATGGAGCTTTAGtaaacaacttttcttcacttatttcttggatcaatattcatgtctttaatactaCCACTTGATATGTATCAAATctaacttagatctacccaatttaCAAATGAAGTGTGTTTTGTtgaaggattagccaattacatagaaaatatgacctAACAAGAATGGTGCAACAAGCAATGAGAAGacagatttattatattttatttgattttaagtaTCAAgggcaattttgtaatttaatttcatAATACTTGGAATTGGCTATGCCAACTATCCATTAGATcttcttttgggttttatttaagTTTGGTTATTTAGTTGGGCTTAGTAGTAAAAGCCTAAGGAGTCCAAGTCCAGGTCTTATTAGGCTTTTAAGAAATTCTAGATCAATTAGGATTAAGTATTAGTCTTCTATTTAAAGAGTTGCAGTACTTTCTATTAAGTTGATTATTAATGaatgtttttagatttttagagcTATGAAGTTTTCTTTTATAGTTTGTGTGATGTAACATTCTCTGAGGTGTGATGTTTAGTAAGTCTAGGTGTGATTCCTagtatttatctattttttttttaattttactattcatgGTTACTGTTCACATCACTATTCATAGCAATCCAAATATTGATTTTTCACCTTTATTTTCATTCCCAAACCCTATTAATCCT includes the following:
- the LOC115987617 gene encoding nudix hydrolase 7-like, whose protein sequence is MSENRVEQVELLSSDNDSYGGVVVKIEQPIDSKIFPSLLRASISQWRQQGKTGVWIKLPIEHANLVEATVKEGFRYHHAEPDYLMLVCWLPETADTIPLNASHRVGVGSFVMNSKREVLVVQEISGKFKGTGVWKFPTGVVNEGEDFCTAAIREVKEETGIDTEFVEVLAFRQSHKSFFSKSDLLFICMLKPRNFDIEKQNLEIEAAKWMPIEDYAAQPFNQKQELFNYVAKICLSKSEKNYTGFSPLATTTGSGKVSYLYFNNQDNNHLVTSDNQPLKV